Proteins encoded by one window of Macaca fascicularis isolate 582-1 chromosome 10, T2T-MFA8v1.1:
- the CBX6 gene encoding chromobox protein homolog 6 isoform X1, producing MELSAVGERVFAAESIIKRRIRKGRIEYLVKWKGWAIKYSTWEPEENILDSRLIAAFEQKERERELYGPKKRGPKPKTFLLKARAQAEALRISDVHFSVKPTASASSPKLHSSAAVHRLKKDIRRCHRMSRRPLPRPDPQGGSPGLRPPISPFSETVRIINRKVKPREPKRNRIILNLKVIDKGAGGGGTGQGAGALARPKVPSRNRVIGKSKKFSESVLRTQIRHMKFGAFALYKPPSAPLAAPPAPLAAPPAGKADASAPGPGLLLAAPATPYDARSSGSSGCPSPAPQSSDPDDTPPKLLPETVSPSAPSWREPEVLDLSLPPESAATSKRAPPEVTAAAGPAPPTAPEPAGASSEPEAGDWRPEMSPCSNVVVTDVTSNLLTVTIKEFCNPEDFEKVAAGVAGAAGGGGSSGASK from the exons ATGGAGCTGTCTGCAGTGGGCGAGCGGGTCTTCGCGGCCGAATCCATCATCAAACGGCGGATCCGAAAG GGACGCATCGAGTACCTGGTGAAATGGAAGGGGTGGGCGATCAA GTACAGCACTTGGGAGCCCGAGGAGAACATCCTGGACTcgcggctcattgcagccttcgAGCAAAA GGAGAGGGAGCGTGAGCTGTATGGGCCCAAGAAGAGAGGACCCAAACCCAAAACTTTCCTTCTGAAG GCGCGGGCCCAGGCCGAGGCCCTCCGCATCagtgatgtgcatttctctgtcAAGCCGACTGCCAGTGCTTCCTCGCCCAAACTGCACTCCAGCGCAGCAGTGCACCGGCTCAAGAAGGACATCCGCCGCTGCCACCGCATGTCCCGCCGTCCCCTGCCCCGCCCGGACCCGCAGGGGGGCAGCCCCGGCCTGCGCCCGCCCATCTCGCCCTTCTCGGAGACGGTGCGCATCATCAACCGTAAGGTGAAGCCGCGGGAGCCCAAGCGGAACCGCATCATCCTGAACCTGAAGGTGATCGACAAGGGCGCTGGCGGCGGGGGCACCGGGCAGGGGGCTGGGGCGCTGGCCCGCCCCAAAGTCCCCTCGCGGAACCGCGTTATCGGCAAGAGCAAGAAGTTCAGTGAGAGCGTCCTGCGCACCCAGATCCGCCACATGAAGTTCGGCGCCTTTGCGCTGTACAAGCCCCCGTCCGCCCCCCTGGCTGCCccgcccgcccccctggctgccCCGCCCGCCGGCAAGGCTGATGCCTCAGCCCCGGGCCCTGGGCTGCTCCTGGCTGCTCCCGCCACCCCCTACGACGCCCGCAGTTCCGGCTCCTCCGGCTGCCCCTCACCTGCACCACAGTCCTCTGACCCCGACGACACGCCCCCTAAGCTCCTCCCCGAGACCGTGAGCCCGTCCGCCCCCAGCTGGCGCGAGCCGGAGGTGCTCGACCTGTCCCTGCCTCCCGAGTCGGCAGCCACCAGCAAGCGGGCACCGCCCGAGGTCACAGCTGCTGCCGGCCCGGCGCCTCCCACGGCCCCTGAGCCCGCTGGTGCCTCCTCCGAGCCCGAGGCTGGGGACTGGCGCCCCGAGATGTCACCCTGCTCCAATGTGGTCGTCACCGATGTCACCAGCAACCTCCTGACGGTCACAATCAAGGAATTCTGCAACCCTGAGGATTTCGAGAAGGTGGCTGCTGGGGTAGCAGGCGccgctgggggtggtggcagcagtggggCGAGCAAGTGA
- the CBX6 gene encoding chromobox protein homolog 6 isoform X2, producing MELSAVGERVFAAESIIKRRIRKGRIEYLVKWKGWAIKYSTWEPEENILDSRLIAAFEQKERERELYGPKKRGPKPKTFLLKPTASASSPKLHSSAAVHRLKKDIRRCHRMSRRPLPRPDPQGGSPGLRPPISPFSETVRIINRKVKPREPKRNRIILNLKVIDKGAGGGGTGQGAGALARPKVPSRNRVIGKSKKFSESVLRTQIRHMKFGAFALYKPPSAPLAAPPAPLAAPPAGKADASAPGPGLLLAAPATPYDARSSGSSGCPSPAPQSSDPDDTPPKLLPETVSPSAPSWREPEVLDLSLPPESAATSKRAPPEVTAAAGPAPPTAPEPAGASSEPEAGDWRPEMSPCSNVVVTDVTSNLLTVTIKEFCNPEDFEKVAAGVAGAAGGGGSSGASK from the exons ATGGAGCTGTCTGCAGTGGGCGAGCGGGTCTTCGCGGCCGAATCCATCATCAAACGGCGGATCCGAAAG GGACGCATCGAGTACCTGGTGAAATGGAAGGGGTGGGCGATCAA GTACAGCACTTGGGAGCCCGAGGAGAACATCCTGGACTcgcggctcattgcagccttcgAGCAAAA GGAGAGGGAGCGTGAGCTGTATGGGCCCAAGAAGAGAGGACCCAAACCCAAAACTTTCCTTCTGAAG CCGACTGCCAGTGCTTCCTCGCCCAAACTGCACTCCAGCGCAGCAGTGCACCGGCTCAAGAAGGACATCCGCCGCTGCCACCGCATGTCCCGCCGTCCCCTGCCCCGCCCGGACCCGCAGGGGGGCAGCCCCGGCCTGCGCCCGCCCATCTCGCCCTTCTCGGAGACGGTGCGCATCATCAACCGTAAGGTGAAGCCGCGGGAGCCCAAGCGGAACCGCATCATCCTGAACCTGAAGGTGATCGACAAGGGCGCTGGCGGCGGGGGCACCGGGCAGGGGGCTGGGGCGCTGGCCCGCCCCAAAGTCCCCTCGCGGAACCGCGTTATCGGCAAGAGCAAGAAGTTCAGTGAGAGCGTCCTGCGCACCCAGATCCGCCACATGAAGTTCGGCGCCTTTGCGCTGTACAAGCCCCCGTCCGCCCCCCTGGCTGCCccgcccgcccccctggctgccCCGCCCGCCGGCAAGGCTGATGCCTCAGCCCCGGGCCCTGGGCTGCTCCTGGCTGCTCCCGCCACCCCCTACGACGCCCGCAGTTCCGGCTCCTCCGGCTGCCCCTCACCTGCACCACAGTCCTCTGACCCCGACGACACGCCCCCTAAGCTCCTCCCCGAGACCGTGAGCCCGTCCGCCCCCAGCTGGCGCGAGCCGGAGGTGCTCGACCTGTCCCTGCCTCCCGAGTCGGCAGCCACCAGCAAGCGGGCACCGCCCGAGGTCACAGCTGCTGCCGGCCCGGCGCCTCCCACGGCCCCTGAGCCCGCTGGTGCCTCCTCCGAGCCCGAGGCTGGGGACTGGCGCCCCGAGATGTCACCCTGCTCCAATGTGGTCGTCACCGATGTCACCAGCAACCTCCTGACGGTCACAATCAAGGAATTCTGCAACCCTGAGGATTTCGAGAAGGTGGCTGCTGGGGTAGCAGGCGccgctgggggtggtggcagcagtggggCGAGCAAGTGA